In Leptodesmis sichuanensis A121, the following are encoded in one genomic region:
- a CDS encoding SDR family NAD(P)-dependent oxidoreductase, with amino-acid sequence MTGASRGIGRAIALKFAQQGAKRLLLVARTHHRLMDIAAEVEAMGTEAVILPLDLTQPIEVHSAIVKALRHYGPVHILVNCAGVAYQTSFLQSRLLQVQDEIATNLVGMYTITRLVARRMVAQREGTIVNVSSLMGKIAAPTMTTYSATKFAIVGFTQALRSELAAHNVKVVALLPSLTETDMVENLQWFRGIVPTTPEAVAKALVVGLQKGATEILVGWQSHLAVWCNRFAPWLVERVVHLAAPLPQR; translated from the coding sequence GTGACTGGAGCATCGCGGGGAATCGGACGAGCGATCGCTCTCAAATTTGCTCAACAGGGCGCTAAACGCTTGCTGCTGGTCGCTCGTACTCACCATCGCTTAATGGACATTGCGGCTGAGGTAGAAGCAATGGGTACAGAGGCCGTGATTCTGCCCCTGGATCTGACCCAACCGATTGAAGTTCACAGTGCGATCGTCAAAGCGTTGCGTCATTATGGCCCGGTTCATATTCTGGTGAACTGTGCTGGGGTCGCCTACCAAACATCTTTCCTGCAGTCTCGCCTGCTGCAGGTGCAGGATGAAATTGCTACCAATTTGGTAGGTATGTATACCATTACCCGCCTTGTCGCCCGCCGGATGGTGGCCCAACGGGAAGGCACGATCGTCAATGTGTCCAGTCTGATGGGAAAAATTGCCGCTCCCACCATGACTACCTATTCGGCGACCAAATTTGCGATCGTCGGCTTTACCCAGGCCCTCCGCAGTGAGTTAGCGGCCCATAATGTGAAAGTGGTGGCTCTGCTTCCCTCTCTGACGGAAACCGATATGGTGGAAAATCTGCAATGGTTCCGGGGCATTGTTCCGACAACTCCCGAAGCGGTGGCTAAAGCATTGGTGGTCGGATTGCAGAAAGGAGCGACAGAAATTCTGGTGGGCTGGCAAAGTCACCTTGCCGTATGGTGCAACCGTTTTGCGCCCTGGTTAGTAGAACGAGTGGTGCATCTAGCGGCTCCGCTCCCACAACGATGA
- a CDS encoding DUF6492 family protein has translation MKQFEFAVVTPSYTPDFERCQLLARSVQKFVQPATHYIIVTQKDFPLFQQLQGPTTEILVVESLIPRWLFKVPLFKNGWLSLKTPPVRNWILQQIVKLSAGFQLEKDVLVYVDSDLSFIRPFNLQTLVRGDQVRLFHADDRTPIGDWDLATAKLLGLPPQKFANYLHGIVTWRHDNVVKLFQHLEAVSGREAIETLCRSWHLSEYQLYGAFVDHFLQEQSGHFWDAQGLCKEYWSPAHLSDAELEHFLSQIEPECVAVMISAKAGISPSRYQAFLEKYETALKQV, from the coding sequence ATGAAACAATTCGAGTTCGCAGTAGTAACTCCCAGTTACACACCCGATTTTGAGCGGTGCCAGTTGTTAGCTAGAAGCGTGCAGAAGTTTGTTCAACCTGCGACCCATTACATCATCGTCACTCAAAAAGACTTTCCCCTATTCCAGCAATTACAGGGGCCAACCACAGAAATCCTGGTGGTAGAATCGCTAATTCCCCGATGGTTGTTTAAGGTACCTTTGTTCAAAAATGGCTGGCTTAGCCTCAAAACTCCACCTGTACGGAACTGGATCCTGCAACAGATTGTCAAGCTATCGGCAGGCTTTCAGCTTGAAAAGGATGTTTTAGTCTACGTTGATTCAGATTTATCGTTTATTCGTCCGTTTAATTTACAAACCCTGGTGCGAGGGGATCAGGTCAGGCTCTTTCACGCTGACGATCGCACTCCCATAGGCGATTGGGATCTGGCAACCGCTAAATTATTGGGATTGCCACCGCAGAAATTTGCCAATTATTTGCATGGTATTGTGACCTGGAGGCATGACAATGTCGTGAAGCTGTTTCAGCATTTGGAAGCTGTTTCCGGACGGGAAGCCATTGAAACCCTCTGCCGCTCCTGGCACCTCTCTGAATATCAACTGTATGGCGCATTTGTCGATCATTTTTTACAGGAACAGTCAGGTCACTTTTGGGACGCGCAAGGTCTATGCAAGGAGTACTGGAGTCCTGCTCATCTATCCGATGCCGAGTTGGAACATTTTCTGTCCCAGATTGAGCCAGAATGTGTGGCAGTGATGATTTCAGCGAAGGCCGGAATCTCTCCCAGCCGCTATCAGGCGTTCCTGGAAAAATATGAAACCGCGTTAAAACAGGTTTGA
- the lipA gene encoding lipoyl synthase → MVVKPEWLRVKAPQWERVGKVKDILRDLKLNTVCEEASCPNIGECFNNGTATFLIMGPACTRACPYCDIDFEKKPQPLDPTEPDRLAEAVHRMRLNHVVVTSVNRDDLSDGGAGQFDRCIRAIRAASPGTTIEVLIPDLCGNWDALEIILQANPEVLNHNTETIPRLYRRVRPQGDYGRSLELLQKTHELAPWIYTKSGIMVGLGESDEEVKQTMQDLRTVNCDILTIGQYLQPTQKHLGVQDFIAPEQFDAWQTYGESLGFLQVVASPLTRSSYHAEQVRALMERFPRQKEAVNVAYPADASS, encoded by the coding sequence GTGGTCGTCAAGCCAGAGTGGTTACGAGTTAAAGCTCCTCAGTGGGAGCGCGTGGGCAAAGTCAAGGACATTTTGCGGGATCTGAAGCTGAACACGGTTTGTGAAGAGGCCTCCTGTCCCAATATTGGCGAGTGCTTTAACAACGGCACCGCCACATTCTTGATCATGGGGCCAGCCTGTACTCGCGCCTGTCCTTACTGTGATATTGACTTTGAGAAAAAGCCCCAACCGCTCGATCCGACAGAACCCGATCGCTTGGCCGAAGCCGTTCACCGAATGCGTCTCAACCACGTCGTCGTCACTTCAGTGAACCGGGATGATTTGTCTGATGGCGGTGCCGGACAGTTCGATCGCTGCATTCGTGCGATTCGAGCCGCTTCTCCTGGAACGACGATCGAGGTATTAATTCCAGATTTGTGTGGCAATTGGGATGCCTTAGAAATCATTCTGCAAGCTAATCCTGAAGTCCTGAATCACAACACGGAAACGATTCCTCGCCTCTATCGACGAGTGCGGCCACAGGGAGATTACGGGCGATCGCTGGAACTGCTGCAAAAAACCCATGAACTGGCTCCCTGGATTTACACTAAAAGCGGCATCATGGTCGGTCTGGGCGAATCCGACGAGGAAGTGAAACAGACGATGCAAGACCTGCGGACTGTGAACTGCGACATTTTGACGATCGGCCAGTATCTGCAACCCACCCAAAAGCATCTAGGCGTACAGGATTTCATCGCTCCCGAACAATTCGATGCATGGCAAACCTACGGCGAATCCCTGGGGTTTCTGCAAGTCGTGGCCTCTCCCCTCACCCGCAGTTCCTACCACGCGGAACAGGTGAGAGCCTTAATGGAGCGATTTCCTCGGCAGAAAGAGGCGGTCAACGTGGCTTATCCTGCAGACGCAAGTAGTTAA
- the ypfJ gene encoding KPN_02809 family neutral zinc metallopeptidase, which yields MKWEFGRRSSNVEDRRGMPAGPVVGGGIGAILLAIVVTLLGGDPSAILNQAPPTTSNRPTTQAPAPPANDQMANFVSVVLADTEDTWSALFRQMGRTYRNPKLVLFSGSTQSACGYAKSAMGPFYCPLDQKVYIDLSFYRDLKYKHNAPGDFAQAYVIAHEVGHHVQNLMGISGKVQSLQRRVSQEQANQLSVMLELQADCLAGVWGYHADRTRQILEQGDIEEALNAASSIGDDRLQAQARGYVVPESFTHGSSAQRVRWFKRGMQTGDINQCNTFEARNL from the coding sequence ATGAAATGGGAATTTGGTCGTCGCAGTAGCAACGTTGAAGATCGGCGGGGAATGCCCGCAGGCCCAGTGGTGGGGGGTGGGATTGGTGCGATTTTGCTGGCGATCGTCGTGACTCTATTGGGAGGCGATCCCTCCGCTATTTTGAATCAGGCTCCCCCAACGACCAGTAACCGACCGACCACCCAGGCTCCCGCTCCACCTGCCAATGACCAGATGGCCAACTTTGTTTCAGTGGTACTGGCGGATACCGAAGATACCTGGAGCGCTCTGTTTCGACAAATGGGCCGTACTTACCGAAATCCAAAGCTCGTACTATTCTCCGGATCCACGCAGTCGGCTTGTGGCTACGCAAAGTCAGCCATGGGGCCGTTTTATTGCCCCCTCGACCAGAAGGTGTATATCGATCTGTCCTTTTATCGGGATCTGAAGTACAAGCACAATGCCCCAGGAGATTTTGCCCAGGCGTATGTGATTGCTCATGAGGTCGGTCATCATGTCCAGAATCTGATGGGCATTTCGGGGAAGGTGCAATCTCTACAACGGCGGGTGAGCCAGGAACAGGCTAATCAGCTATCGGTGATGCTGGAGCTACAGGCCGATTGTCTGGCGGGAGTTTGGGGCTATCATGCCGATCGCACTCGTCAAATCCTGGAACAAGGTGATATTGAAGAAGCGCTGAATGCAGCCAGCAGTATTGGGGACGATCGCCTACAAGCGCAAGCCAGAGGCTATGTGGTGCCAGAATCCTTTACCCACGGCAGTTCGGCGCAACGGGTACGCTGGTTTAAGCGGGGTATGCAGACGGGTGACATTAACCAGTGCAACACCTTTGAAGCCCGCAATCTCTGA
- a CDS encoding cyclic nucleotide-binding domain-containing protein: MLEPAHTVEIFQRQPDLRTLKPGEAIYHEGDAADYMYGIIEGEVEMVKQGKVYETLKAGQVFGIGGILGVGPRQSDAIAKTDCKLAYLEQKHFLFAVQETPMFAVEVMRNYSIRLRRLMDASCEGE, encoded by the coding sequence ATGTTGGAACCTGCCCATACTGTTGAAATCTTTCAAAGGCAACCAGATTTGAGAACTTTGAAGCCAGGCGAGGCAATCTACCACGAAGGAGATGCTGCCGATTATATGTACGGCATCATCGAGGGAGAGGTAGAGATGGTAAAGCAGGGCAAGGTGTATGAAACGTTAAAGGCCGGACAGGTCTTTGGCATCGGGGGCATTCTGGGTGTTGGCCCCCGCCAGTCCGATGCGATCGCCAAAACCGATTGCAAACTAGCATACCTGGAGCAAAAACATTTCCTGTTTGCTGTCCAGGAAACCCCTATGTTTGCCGTTGAGGTAATGAGGAACTATTCCATCCGCCTCAGACGGTTAATGGATGCCTCATGCGAGGGGGAATGA
- a CDS encoding pyruvate kinase codes for MMVLSIPEQADSLPFALEHLSHTNPYTLLKAMTLLRQTVHDQGQAMFEQWRSRIHRPDFLPSALNLAYYLALRRYDLRPLQTALMPWGLSSLGRIEARVMPNLDAVIATLSAICHLDPASCLPRPVPADFFAGDHQLQHHTEELFGKAVDNRRVRIMVTLPTAAAENYHLIQDLMQRGTACVRINCAHDTPEQWLAMINHVRRASRETGRACKVLMDLGGPKPRTGEVFHPVGQKRVFNGDRIWLSREAIPPSSTEAIALDSLPPGYFQTGCMLPGIIEHLQVGASVWIDDGKIGARVVDTHYSLSAESQDGVLLEVMQVGPKGAKLRPEKGMNFPDTQLPLNPLTDQDLQDLDFVVAHADIVGYSFVQTAADMERLQNEIAARLQGRPSKLAIVAKIETPTAVQHLPELIVQAAGRYPFGVMIARGDLAIEIGYQRLAEMQEEILWLCEAAHVPVIWATQVLENLVKTGLPSRGEITDAAMAERAECVMLNKGPFIAEAVTILDDVLTRMQAHQLKKTSQLRALHSW; via the coding sequence ATGATGGTTCTATCGATTCCTGAACAAGCGGATAGTTTACCCTTTGCCCTGGAACATCTGAGCCATACCAATCCCTATACGCTGCTGAAGGCAATGACCCTGTTGCGGCAGACGGTTCATGACCAGGGACAGGCCATGTTTGAGCAGTGGCGATCGCGCATCCATCGACCTGACTTCCTTCCCAGTGCGCTGAACCTGGCTTATTATCTGGCTCTCCGACGCTATGATTTGCGTCCCTTGCAAACGGCTTTAATGCCCTGGGGGTTGTCCTCTTTGGGACGAATTGAAGCCCGAGTGATGCCCAATCTGGATGCGGTAATTGCAACTCTGAGTGCGATTTGCCATCTGGATCCAGCTTCCTGTCTTCCCCGTCCTGTCCCTGCGGATTTCTTTGCAGGCGACCATCAACTGCAGCATCATACGGAAGAATTGTTTGGCAAAGCGGTGGACAATCGGCGAGTTCGTATCATGGTCACTTTACCCACCGCCGCAGCAGAAAATTATCACCTGATCCAAGATTTGATGCAGCGGGGCACAGCCTGTGTTCGCATCAACTGTGCTCACGATACTCCGGAGCAGTGGCTGGCTATGATCAACCATGTGCGACGAGCCAGTCGGGAAACGGGACGAGCTTGCAAGGTATTGATGGATCTGGGCGGCCCCAAACCTCGCACTGGGGAAGTCTTCCATCCGGTTGGTCAAAAGCGTGTATTCAACGGCGATCGCATCTGGCTCTCGCGGGAGGCCATTCCACCTTCCAGCACTGAAGCGATCGCTCTCGACTCCTTACCACCCGGTTACTTTCAGACCGGATGTATGTTGCCTGGAATCATCGAGCATTTACAAGTGGGAGCCTCTGTCTGGATTGACGATGGCAAGATTGGCGCACGGGTGGTGGATACTCATTATTCCCTATCCGCTGAGAGTCAGGATGGGGTATTGCTGGAGGTGATGCAGGTTGGCCCAAAAGGTGCCAAGTTGCGGCCTGAAAAGGGGATGAATTTTCCTGATACCCAATTGCCCCTGAATCCGTTAACGGATCAGGACTTGCAAGATCTAGACTTTGTGGTGGCTCATGCCGATATTGTGGGCTATTCCTTTGTGCAAACGGCGGCAGATATGGAACGCTTGCAAAACGAGATTGCGGCTCGATTGCAGGGACGGCCCTCTAAGCTGGCGATCGTCGCCAAAATTGAAACTCCTACAGCCGTGCAGCATCTCCCCGAACTGATTGTGCAGGCCGCTGGTCGCTATCCCTTTGGAGTGATGATTGCGCGAGGAGATCTGGCGATCGAGATTGGCTATCAGCGGCTGGCAGAAATGCAGGAAGAAATCCTCTGGCTCTGTGAAGCGGCTCACGTTCCGGTGATCTGGGCAACTCAGGTGCTGGAAAATCTGGTGAAAACAGGACTGCCCTCACGGGGAGAAATCACCGATGCGGCGATGGCAGAACGGGCAGAATGCGTCATGCTCAATAAAGGCCCGTTTATTGCGGAAGCCGTTACCATTCTGGATGATGTGCTAACCCGGATGCAGGCGCATCAACTGAAAAAGACCTCCCAATTGCGGGCACTGCATTCCTGGTAA
- a CDS encoding acetate kinase, translated as MKILVLNAGSSSQKSCLYDLPNDRLPEDPLEPVWDGFVDWTHHQGFAEVRVKTAAGAVLKEEIQTTDKPAVVQHLMNTLWQGETQVIEKPDEIAAVGHRVVHGGDKYQERVRITPAVKAAIADLAVFAPVHNPANLEGIETTEQILGPTVPQIAVFDTAFHTHLPPPAYAYPIPYRYLEQGIRRYGFHGISHQYCAHRAAQLLGRNLQELRLITCHLGNGCSLAAIQNGVSIDTTMGFTPLEGVMMGSRSGSIDPGILIHLLRQENYTADELDKLLNRASGLQGVSGVSADLRQVMRAIADGNQQAKLAFDVYIHRLRAGIGSMLASLGGLDALVFTAGVGENSAPVRAATCQNLAFLGLKLDLDQNNSHPVDQDIATPDSTIRVLVIHTQEDWAIAQECWRLVTSDR; from the coding sequence ATGAAGATATTGGTGCTCAACGCCGGATCCAGTAGTCAGAAAAGTTGCCTCTACGATCTGCCCAACGATCGCTTACCGGAGGATCCGTTAGAGCCAGTGTGGGACGGCTTTGTAGACTGGACTCACCATCAGGGCTTTGCAGAAGTGCGGGTGAAGACAGCCGCAGGAGCGGTACTCAAAGAAGAGATTCAAACGACGGATAAGCCCGCCGTAGTCCAGCACTTGATGAATACGTTGTGGCAAGGTGAGACGCAGGTAATCGAAAAACCTGATGAAATTGCTGCCGTAGGGCATCGAGTTGTTCATGGGGGAGACAAATACCAGGAACGGGTACGGATTACGCCAGCGGTAAAAGCTGCGATCGCCGACCTCGCAGTCTTTGCCCCGGTACATAATCCCGCCAACCTGGAAGGCATTGAAACAACCGAGCAAATTTTGGGGCCAACCGTTCCCCAGATCGCCGTTTTCGACACCGCGTTTCATACTCACCTGCCGCCGCCAGCCTATGCCTACCCCATTCCTTACCGTTATCTGGAACAGGGCATTCGTCGCTATGGATTTCATGGCATCAGTCACCAATACTGCGCCCACCGAGCCGCTCAACTCCTGGGTCGGAATCTCCAGGAGTTGCGTTTAATTACCTGCCATTTGGGTAATGGTTGCTCTCTAGCTGCGATTCAAAATGGGGTCAGCATTGATACAACGATGGGCTTCACGCCCCTGGAAGGCGTGATGATGGGTAGCCGTTCTGGTTCCATAGATCCTGGAATTTTAATTCACCTTCTGCGCCAGGAGAACTATACAGCCGATGAATTGGACAAGCTGCTGAATCGCGCTTCTGGCTTACAGGGAGTTTCTGGAGTCTCCGCCGATTTGCGGCAGGTGATGCGGGCGATCGCCGATGGCAATCAGCAGGCCAAACTGGCTTTTGATGTTTACATTCATCGCCTCCGAGCCGGGATCGGCTCCATGCTGGCCAGTCTGGGAGGGCTGGATGCTCTGGTCTTTACCGCAGGTGTAGGAGAAAACTCCGCCCCTGTGCGAGCCGCCACCTGCCAAAACCTGGCCTTCTTGGGACTGAAGCTGGATCTCGATCAGAATAATTCTCACCCCGTTGATCAAGACATTGCCACCCCAGATTCAACCATCCGAGTCCTGGTGATTCATACGCAGGAAGATTGGGCGATCGCGCAGGAATGCTGGAGGTTAGTAACCAGCGATCGCTGA
- a CDS encoding ISL3 family transposase, with protein sequence MGIDEISKRKGHQNFATVIGDVEAGKLIEVIDSHQQEDIIETLKQQPIEVRAKVEEVSVDMWGGFPKVVKKVFPNAVVVIDRFHVMKLVNEELNKIRRQSGVSDRGSKFILLKNGKDLTAEEKTKLEEILKRSKRLGKAYEWKEEFRAIYEQPLTVEEGKRQIQGWLDQARVVYSEASTTIRNHLDGISNYFRNRTTSGAMEGINNRIKLIKRQAYGFVNFNNFRERLLACFSD encoded by the coding sequence ATTGGGATTGATGAAATCAGCAAGCGGAAAGGGCATCAAAACTTCGCCACCGTTATCGGCGACGTTGAGGCCGGGAAATTGATTGAAGTGATTGACAGTCACCAACAGGAAGACATTATTGAAACCCTGAAGCAGCAGCCCATAGAGGTGCGTGCAAAAGTTGAAGAGGTGAGCGTGGATATGTGGGGAGGATTCCCAAAGGTAGTCAAGAAAGTGTTTCCCAATGCCGTGGTAGTGATTGACCGCTTTCATGTCATGAAATTAGTCAATGAGGAGTTAAATAAAATTCGTAGACAATCGGGTGTATCAGACCGAGGTAGCAAATTCATTTTGCTCAAGAATGGCAAGGATTTAACAGCAGAAGAAAAGACAAAGTTAGAAGAGATTCTGAAACGGTCAAAGCGATTAGGAAAAGCCTATGAGTGGAAAGAAGAGTTTCGCGCGATTTATGAACAACCATTAACCGTTGAGGAAGGCAAGCGTCAGATCCAAGGGTGGCTCGATCAAGCGCGAGTCGTCTATAGTGAAGCAAGCACAACGATTCGTAACCATTTAGATGGGATTAGCAACTACTTTCGGAATCGCACAACGAGTGGCGCAATGGAGGGAATCAACAACCGAATTAAATTGATTAAACGGCAAGCTTATGGCTTTGTCAATTTCAACAATTTTCGAGAAAGACTATTAGCCTGCTTCTCTGATTAA
- a CDS encoding transposase family protein: protein MDIHLDRLLNFPHVTVESCIQKDNEVYLKLRLLNQESSCPHCKKLSSELHQNRPILIRDLSIFGQVTYLKIPRRQFYCRDCQRYFTESLTFMDAGRQYTRRYEEHIYQQVQLSSMEQVGRVEGLSFERIEGIFKHQYAQKKTRDGQESNALGLMKSASGKGIKTSPPLSATLRPGN from the coding sequence ATGGACATACATCTTGATAGATTGCTTAACTTCCCTCACGTTACGGTTGAAAGTTGCATTCAAAAAGACAATGAAGTGTACTTAAAGTTGCGCTTGCTCAATCAAGAATCTAGCTGTCCACACTGTAAGAAATTAAGTTCAGAGTTGCATCAAAACCGTCCGATTTTGATTCGAGACCTATCGATTTTTGGCCAAGTCACTTATTTGAAAATTCCTCGTCGTCAGTTTTATTGTCGTGATTGCCAACGTTATTTTACTGAGTCATTGACATTTATGGATGCAGGACGGCAGTACACTCGACGCTATGAGGAGCATATTTACCAGCAAGTACAACTGTCAAGTATGGAGCAAGTGGGTCGCGTAGAAGGATTAAGCTTTGAGCGCATTGAAGGGATTTTCAAGCATCAGTATGCACAGAAAAAAACACGGGATGGGCAGGAGTCAAACGCATTGGGATTGATGAAATCAGCAAGCGGAAAGGGCATCAAAACTTCGCCACCGTTATCGGCGACGTTGAGGCCGGGAAATTGA
- a CDS encoding DUF2281 domain-containing protein has protein sequence MTLFDFTIAKLQQLPEPLLQEVNDFIDYVIYKYQARATDRQSAEEFVRAWTQWFETVDHLDRAILSEPVTDYQQLLLDKYRQQGLDL, from the coding sequence ATGACCCTTTTTGATTTCACGATCGCTAAACTGCAGCAACTTCCTGAACCACTTTTACAAGAAGTGAACGATTTCATTGATTACGTTATCTATAAGTACCAGGCTAGGGCGACTGATAGACAGTCTGCTGAGGAATTTGTGAGAGCATGGACGCAGTGGTTTGAAACTGTGGATCACTTGGATAGAGCAATCTTATCTGAACCGGTCACTGATTATCAGCAACTGTTACTCGACAAATATCGACAACAAGGTCTAGACCTATGA
- a CDS encoding type II toxin-antitoxin system VapC family toxin: MILCDAGVLLCLVDRTQPQHQACKNAVLRLAKPLTTTWSCLTEAMYLALHRGGWQMQKQLGKLLLDKLLTVYEIQESDYGHLLALMEQYRDRPMDLADATLVLASEKMGYRKILTLDSDFLFYRIGDQGTFDVIQI; encoded by the coding sequence ATGATTCTGTGCGATGCAGGGGTTTTACTTTGCCTGGTCGATCGTACCCAGCCCCAGCATCAAGCCTGCAAAAATGCAGTTCTACGTTTGGCCAAGCCTCTTACCACAACTTGGTCTTGCCTGACGGAAGCCATGTATCTCGCCCTTCATCGGGGCGGTTGGCAGATGCAAAAGCAGTTGGGGAAGCTTCTTCTAGATAAACTGCTGACAGTTTACGAAATTCAGGAGAGTGACTATGGCCATTTGTTGGCACTGATGGAGCAATATCGCGATAGACCAATGGACTTGGCAGACGCAACATTAGTTTTGGCATCTGAGAAAATGGGCTATCGGAAAATTCTTACCCTTGACTCTGACTTCTTGTTTTACCGGATTGGCGATCAGGGCACCTTTGATGTCATTCAAATTTAG
- a CDS encoding alr0857 family protein, translating to MLKLTYTEHGLQLERVAISLEDLIGQRVVLAVRTGQRLHIEPGQASFLLRADAPGLTQLQRMVRMEQTFMVTITPLDDGFVEVTVRGSWIAETIAAHEGIFITALSDMSEFLLMRLWEATQSQMSFLA from the coding sequence ATGTTGAAGCTGACCTACACCGAACATGGACTGCAGTTAGAGCGTGTTGCCATTTCCCTGGAAGACTTGATCGGCCAGCGGGTTGTTTTAGCCGTCCGTACCGGACAACGGTTGCACATTGAACCCGGACAGGCATCGTTTCTGTTGCGGGCAGATGCTCCAGGATTAACGCAGTTACAGCGTATGGTAAGAATGGAGCAAACCTTCATGGTGACTATCACTCCCCTGGATGACGGTTTTGTGGAAGTCACGGTGCGGGGAAGCTGGATCGCTGAAACGATCGCCGCTCACGAAGGCATCTTCATCACCGCTTTGTCTGATATGTCCGAGTTCTTGCTGATGCGATTGTGGGAAGCGACCCAATCTCAGATGTCGTTTCTAGCCTGA
- a CDS encoding cupin domain-containing protein: MGLVNQIEIRPLCCIHPAEGIDICPIDLASTKEFRLPSSHETNLVYIAPNTVEDLFVHRFQTDQLVVIKGQVVLVILQNGRYQYLLLTDRDPRVVRIPPGIPHGCINLTAAPCIAINSVLRHGPAHPRDYRPLKQPFPYNLEIAEALLDAAAKSYRDVPLKTSVA, translated from the coding sequence ATGGGTTTAGTAAACCAGATTGAAATCAGACCTTTGTGCTGCATTCATCCAGCCGAGGGAATTGATATTTGTCCTATTGACTTAGCCAGTACAAAGGAATTTCGTCTGCCTTCCAGCCATGAAACAAACCTGGTTTATATTGCTCCCAATACTGTAGAAGATCTCTTCGTGCACCGTTTTCAGACGGATCAGTTGGTGGTGATTAAAGGACAGGTGGTGCTGGTGATTCTGCAAAATGGTCGCTATCAATATTTGTTGCTGACCGATCGCGATCCCCGTGTGGTGCGAATCCCACCGGGCATTCCTCACGGCTGCATTAACCTTACGGCTGCCCCCTGCATCGCCATTAATTCAGTGCTGCGTCATGGCCCAGCCCATCCACGCGACTATCGCCCTCTGAAACAACCCTTCCCCTACAATCTGGAAATTGCCGAAGCCCTTCTGGATGCGGCAGCCAAGTCTTATCGGGATGTTCCGTTGAAGACTTCTGTGGCGTAG
- a CDS encoding TIGR00297 family protein yields the protein MLFHLIPSSLLPPPSSLILYPTPSLNHWLIAVALNTVLGAIAWLAPKKLLTSAGLLHAWALGVIVWGCLGWQGYAVVMFYFLVGSAVTKVGMAQKEAEGIAEKRSGARGPENVWGSALTGALCAVGVLALTTFSPQASPSALWVALLLLGYVASFSTKLADTCASEIGKAYGQRTYLITTLQAVPRGTEGAVSLEGTLAGIVASIAIALLGWAVGLISIWGVVICVVAAFIATNAESLIGATLQNQFDWLTNELVNVLNTLIGAIVAIAIALLLQPFIPGIL from the coding sequence ATGTTGTTCCACCTGATCCCCTCCTCCCTCCTCCCTCCTCCCTCCTCCCTCATTCTCTACCCTACACCCTCGCTCAATCACTGGTTGATTGCAGTGGCTTTGAATACGGTTCTGGGGGCGATCGCCTGGTTGGCTCCCAAAAAACTGTTGACTTCTGCCGGACTGCTGCATGCCTGGGCCTTGGGGGTGATCGTCTGGGGGTGTCTGGGGTGGCAGGGGTATGCTGTGGTGATGTTTTACTTCCTGGTGGGATCAGCCGTGACCAAAGTTGGCATGGCACAAAAAGAGGCAGAAGGGATTGCAGAAAAGCGATCGGGCGCACGAGGGCCGGAGAATGTCTGGGGATCAGCATTAACCGGGGCGTTGTGTGCGGTGGGAGTTCTAGCCCTGACGACGTTCTCTCCGCAAGCCAGCCCATCTGCTCTTTGGGTAGCGCTCCTGTTACTGGGATATGTTGCCAGCTTCAGTACTAAATTAGCCGATACCTGTGCCAGTGAAATTGGCAAGGCGTATGGCCAACGGACTTATTTAATCACCACATTACAAGCCGTGCCCCGTGGGACAGAGGGAGCCGTCAGCCTGGAGGGAACTCTGGCAGGAATTGTCGCCTCGATCGCGATCGCACTCCTGGGTTGGGCTGTAGGTCTAATCTCAATTTGGGGAGTCGTGATTTGTGTGGTCGCCGCTTTTATTGCCACCAATGCCGAAAGTTTGATTGGAGCCACTCTCCAGAACCAGTTTGACTGGCTGACGAATGAGCTGGTGAATGTCTTAAATACCTTGATTGGAGCGATCGTAGCGATTGCGATCGCCCTACTCCTTCAACCTTTTATTCCGGGCATACTTTAA